One Sesamum indicum cultivar Zhongzhi No. 13 linkage group LG14, S_indicum_v1.0, whole genome shotgun sequence genomic window, GCCTCTGCTCCTGCAACAATCTCTAATATTTCACCTGTGATCTTTGCCTGCCTTTCACGGTTATAAGCAATTGAAAGCGACCTACTCAGCTCCACCGCATTCTCTGTCGCATTACTCATTGCGTTCATCCTAGCTGCTAGTTCACTCGCATACGACTCCTGCAACGCCCTCAAAATCTGGCTATTCAAATAAAGTGGCATCAAGGCATCAAGAATGTGTGCAGGGTCCTGCTCAAACTGATAATTAAGAACCAAATTCGCCTTTTTCCTGCCCATTATATGATCCCTCTCAACAGTCAACTTCCCTTCTTTAGTAGTCAATCTAAAGAACTCATCTTCGCTAGCATCTACACTCTCCCCATTCACATCGCAAGCTTCCCCTTTTGCAGATAATGGAAGCAAAGTATGAATCACGGGATCCGACTTAATCAAAGACACAAACTTGGTATACAAAAGCTCGACCTTATCAACCTCCTCAGTCAAGAACAGTGAAAACACATCATCAGCAATCACTTGAGCTTCTTTCGATGTAGGAAAACTATCCCCTTCTACAAACCTATCCACATTCACATTCGCCCTTCTCTGAAAATACGCATTGCCCTTTTTTCCAACGCTAATCAAAGTACAGTCCAATCCAAGACTCTTCAATGCCGCAATCCGGGCTTCGGCCTTCTTCAATATTGCATTGTTGAATCCCCCACAAAGCCCTCTGTCACCAGTGATAACCACAAGAGCAACTCTCTTGACCGGCCTAATGGCTGTTAAAGGAACTTCCACATCTTCCAATTGACACTGTTCATTGATATCAAACAAGACTTCCACAAGCGTCTCAGCAAAGGGCCTGCCGTTAATGACTGCTTCCTGGGCTCTCCGCACCTTAGCCGCTGCCACTAGTTTCATTGCCTCGGTGATCTTTTGCGTGTTCCTCACCGTTTCAATTCTCCCCCGAAGTTCCCGGAGCCCATTTCGGATCGAGGGGAGTGTTGAAAACTTAGAAAGACGAGACCTCGAAGAGCGTAAAGAATCAAGAATTGGAAACGGGTTTAGCTGAGATTGGAAAGAAATAGCACCAAAGTCGTTTACAGGAGGCTTTGAGATCATCCCTGTCAGCAAATTGAAACAAGACATGCTATATATATCTTTCCCCAACTTCTCTTCAGCTCTATTAAATGTCTGCAAGTGACGAAGCCGAGAAGGGTTTCAAATcagggaaaaggaaaaaacgaGAATTCTTGGCTCAGCGGGTTTAAGGGGAGTTTTGATCGGTGAAGTGAAGAAAAAGCCattgaagaagaacaagaacaaactGTGACTTCGTAATCCTCGGGCTTTTCTTCCGGCGACAATATTTCTCTCCCACTGCTTGAAAATGGACGGTACCGTCGCCGGAGAGTGGGAGCGCGCATGAGGTTGAAAGAAAAGAGTGCTCGGCCTAGAAAACCGAGGCTTCAACAACCTATGTTTATTTAGTCGAAATTGCATTTTGGtccataagataaaaaaattgtacttttgatCTCTTATTTTATGGATAGTTTGCACTTTTGATCCTTTACTCTATGGAATTTGGGCCATGTAAATGGGAATGGTCCAATGGGAGGTGAGGTAGTGGCCTGTCACCACTACCCAATATATTTGTGGGCTCAATTTATGGGCTTCATATCTAAAAATAGCTTCACCGAACCCGGCCCGTATATCGGTCGCCATTTTTGTTCTCCAATTTGCCCCTGGAATTCCAATGCTTGAACCCTCAAACGGAAAAATGGaggaaatttttttagtagCTTCAGTCTTCGGACAATCGTATTGCCCTAGTATCAATCAAGATTGATTACTTCGCATTTTATCTAGGAAGTGATAATCCGATTGTCGGGCGATCATCAGCTCAACGGACGCTGATTAGTAAATACGAATTCCATTGGCTGTTctgtttgaattaattgatca contains:
- the LOC105176686 gene encoding ATP synthase gamma chain, chloroplastic-like, which encodes MSCFNLLTGMISKPPVNDFGAISFQSQLNPFPILDSLRSSRSRLSKFSTLPSIRNGLRELRGRIETVRNTQKITEAMKLVAAAKVRRAQEAVINGRPFAETLVEVLFDINEQCQLEDVEVPLTAIRPVKRVALVVITGDRGLCGGFNNAILKKAEARIAALKSLGLDCTLISVGKKGNAYFQRRANVNVDRFVEGDSFPTSKEAQVIADDVFSLFLTEEVDKVELLYTKFVSLIKSDPVIHTLLPLSAKGEACDVNGESVDASEDEFFRLTTKEGKLTVERDHIMGRKKANLVLNYQFEQDPAHILDALMPLYLNSQILRALQESYASELAARMNAMSNATENAVELSRSLSIAYNRERQAKITGEILEIVAGAEALSL